CGTGATGAATACGCGAAAAAGTTCGGCTGGAACCTGATCGTCGAGTCCAATATGGAGGCCTTTCACGCTGGTGTCGGGCCTTTTACGCATGGAAGTAAAGTGCATACCGACTTGATGAAGACACAGGCTTTATTACATGCCCTCGACAAATACAAGTTCGATGCCGCTTTCGGTGGTGCCCGTCGTGACGAAGAAAAGAGCCGTGCGAAAGAACGTATCTACTCTTTCCGTGACAAGTTCCACCAGTGGGACCCTAAGAATCAGCGTCCGGAGTTGTGGGATATCTACAACGCCCGCGTACATAAAGGGGAAAGTATCCGCGTATTCCCGCTTTCCAACTGGACCGAACTGGATATCTGGCAATATATCCGTCTCGAAAATATTCCGATCGTTCCGTTGTATTATGCAAAAGAACGTCCTATCGTCGAGCTTGACGGCAATCTGATTATGGCTGACGACGACCGTCTGCCGGAACAGTATCGCGATCAGATCAAGATGCGTATGGTACGTTTCCGTACATTGGGCTGCTGGCCGCTGACAGGTGCTGTGGATAGCGAAGCCGATACGATTGAGAAGATCGTGGAAGAGATGATGACAACCACTAAGAGCGAACGCACGACCCGTGTGATCGACTTCGACCAGGATGCCAGCATGGAACAAAAGAAAAGAGAAGGATATTTTTAATTTGAAATTATGGCAACATTAAATATAAAAGAATTCCTGGACAGGGACGAGCAGAAGGATTTGCTTCGTTTCCTGACGGCAGGTTCGGTAGACGACGGTAAATCGACTTTGATCGGACGTCTGCTGTTTGACAGTAAAAAGTTGTACGAAGATCAGCTGGATGCACTTGAACGTGACAGCAAACGTATGGGAAATGCCGGCGATCATATCGATTATGCTTTATTGCTGGATGGTCTGAAAGCGGAACGCGAACAGGGTATCACGATCGATGTGGCTTACCGTTATTTCAGTACAAACAACCGTAAGTTTATCATTGCCGATACTCCGGGACATGAACAATATACCCGCAACATGATCACCGGCGGTTCGACTGCCAACCTGGCTATTATCCTGGTGGATGCCCGTACCGGTGTGATCACACAGACACGTCGCCATACATACCTGGTGTCGCTGTTGGGTATCAAGCATGTCGTGCTGGCAGTAAACAAAATGGACCTGGTTGATTTCGACAAACAGATATTCGATAAGATCGTATCCGATTATAAAGAATTTGTCTCTTCACTGAATATTCCAGATATCACTTATATCCCGCTTTCCGCTT
This is a stretch of genomic DNA from Parabacteroides chongii. It encodes these proteins:
- the cysD gene encoding sulfate adenylyltransferase subunit CysD, coding for MMSDYKLSHLQELEAESIHIIREVAAEFENPVMLYSIGKDSSVMVRLAEKAFAPGKVPFPLMHIDSKWKFKEMVQFRDEYAKKFGWNLIVESNMEAFHAGVGPFTHGSKVHTDLMKTQALLHALDKYKFDAAFGGARRDEEKSRAKERIYSFRDKFHQWDPKNQRPELWDIYNARVHKGESIRVFPLSNWTELDIWQYIRLENIPIVPLYYAKERPIVELDGNLIMADDDRLPEQYRDQIKMRMVRFRTLGCWPLTGAVDSEADTIEKIVEEMMTTTKSERTTRVIDFDQDASMEQKKREGYF